Proteins from one Setaria italica strain Yugu1 chromosome V, Setaria_italica_v2.0, whole genome shotgun sequence genomic window:
- the LOC101778029 gene encoding beclin-1-like protein isoform X3, with protein MKPPAAAGKGGAVDPSLPRFRCQECRRALVVVGVDSYADRLPAHAASGNHASSVQGSVMGASRMENSYVVLSRQNRSQGPRIPPRPPSAAAPHTEPSQPTRAIEGSYIVLPPPAASIYKTPASEGGGAQLTPPGVNSSSPSPGNNSGFHSSVTVLKRAFEIASSQTQVEQPLCLECMRVLSDKMDKEIEDVNADIKAYEASLQRLEQEPYNILSETDFQKEKQKIEEEEKKLKAAIEEAEKLYSEVTSEMKDLEIKSKQFEELEERYWHEFNSFQFQLKSHQEERDAVFAKIEVSQVHLELLKRTNVLNDAFYISHDGVIGTINNFRLGRLSNVENVQVEWDEINAAWGQAALLLHTMAQYFTPKFQYRIKIHPMGSYPRVTDIHNNTYELFGPVNLFWSTRFDKAMTWFLTCLQEFAEFAVSLDKENNVPSEKSLKLPYKWRQSREPYNRPKFQ; from the exons ATGaagcccccggccgccgccggcaagggCGGCGCGGTGGACCCGTCGTTGCCGCGGTTCAGGTGCCAGGAGTGCCGCCgcgcgctcgtcgtcgtcggggtcgACTCGTACGCCGACAGGCTGCCCGCCCACGCCGCGTCCG GTAATCATGCATCTTCTGTTCAGGGCAGTGTTATGGGTGCAAGCAGGATGGAAAATTCCTATGTCGTGTTATCCAGGCAGAACAGATCTCAAGGTCCTAGAATTCCCCCACGCCCACCAAGTGCGGCAGCCCCACATACTGAACCCAGCCAACCAACAAGAGCAATAGAGGGGTCATATATAGTGCTTCCACCTCCTGCCGCTTCCATATACAAGACACCTGCCTCCGAAGGAGGTGGTGCACAGCTTACACCACCGGGGGTAAACTCCAGTAGCCCTTCACCAGGAAACAATTCTGGATTTCACTCTAGTGTTACAGTACTGAAAAGGGCTTTTGAGATTGCTAGCTCACAAACTCAG GTTGAGCAGCCACTTTGTTTGGAATGCATGAGGGTTCTTTCTGATAAGATGGATAAGGAGATTGAAGATGTTAATGCTGATATTAAAGCTTATGAGGCTTCTCTTCAACGTTTGGAGCAGGAACCCTACAACATACTCAGTGAAACAGACTTTcagaaggagaaacaaaag atcgaggaagaagaaaagaaacttaAAGCTGCTATTGAAGAAGCTGAAAAGCTATATTCAGAAGTTACTTCTGAAATGAAAGATCTTGAAATAAAGTCTAAACAATTTGAGGAATTGGAAGAGCG gtATTGGCATGAATTCAACAGTTTTCAGTTTCAGTTGAAATCTCACCAG GAAGAAAGAGATGCAGTTTTTGCCAAGATAGAAGTTTCTCAGGTTCATCTGGAACTGTTGAAACGTACTAATGTTCTCAATGATGCATTCTATATTTCACATGATGGAGTAATTGGAACAATAAACAATTTCCGCCTCGGACGTCTCTCTAATGTGGAG AATGTACAGGTTGAGTGGGATGAGATAAATGCTGCTTGGGGTCAAGCTGCACTGTTGTTGCATACCATGGCTCAGTATTTCACTCCGAAATTTCA ATACCGGATCAAGATTCACCCTATGGGAAGCTATCCAAGAGTCACAGATATCCACAACAATACATATGAACT GTTTGGTCCTGTGAATTTGTTCTGGAGCACCCGATTTGACAAAGCCATGACATGGTTTCTGACTTGCCTGCAAGAGTTTGCTGAGTTTGCCGTAAGTTTGGATAAGGAGAATAATGTTCCATCTGAGAAATCATTGAAGCTTCCCTATAA ATGGAGACAAAGTAGGGAGCCATACAATCGTCCTAAGTTTCAATAA
- the LOC101778029 gene encoding beclin-1-like protein isoform X1 — translation MKPPAAAGKGGAVDPSLPRFRCQECRRALVVVGVDSYADRLPAHAASGNHASSVQGSVMGASRMENSYVVLSRQNRSQGPRIPPRPPSAAAPHTEPSQPTRAIEGSYIVLPPPAASIYKTPASEGGGAQLTPPGVNSSSPSPGNNSGFHSSVTVLKRAFEIASSQTQVEQPLCLECMRVLSDKMDKEIEDVNADIKAYEASLQRLEQEPYNILSETDFQKEKQKIEEEEKKLKAAIEEAEKLYSEVTSEMKDLEIKSKQFEELEERYWHEFNSFQFQLKSHQEERDAVFAKIEVSQVHLELLKRTNVLNDAFYISHDGVIGTINNFRLGRLSNVENVQVEWDEINAAWGQAALLLHTMAQYFTPKFQYRIKIHPMGSYPRVTDIHNNTYELFGPVNLFWSTRFDKAMTWFLTCLQEFAEFAVSLDKENNVPSEKSLKLPYKIDGDKVGSHTIVLSFNKNENWTKALKYMLCNLKWVLYWFIGNTSFAPPSGPVRAQSLKNKSS, via the exons ATGaagcccccggccgccgccggcaagggCGGCGCGGTGGACCCGTCGTTGCCGCGGTTCAGGTGCCAGGAGTGCCGCCgcgcgctcgtcgtcgtcggggtcgACTCGTACGCCGACAGGCTGCCCGCCCACGCCGCGTCCG GTAATCATGCATCTTCTGTTCAGGGCAGTGTTATGGGTGCAAGCAGGATGGAAAATTCCTATGTCGTGTTATCCAGGCAGAACAGATCTCAAGGTCCTAGAATTCCCCCACGCCCACCAAGTGCGGCAGCCCCACATACTGAACCCAGCCAACCAACAAGAGCAATAGAGGGGTCATATATAGTGCTTCCACCTCCTGCCGCTTCCATATACAAGACACCTGCCTCCGAAGGAGGTGGTGCACAGCTTACACCACCGGGGGTAAACTCCAGTAGCCCTTCACCAGGAAACAATTCTGGATTTCACTCTAGTGTTACAGTACTGAAAAGGGCTTTTGAGATTGCTAGCTCACAAACTCAG GTTGAGCAGCCACTTTGTTTGGAATGCATGAGGGTTCTTTCTGATAAGATGGATAAGGAGATTGAAGATGTTAATGCTGATATTAAAGCTTATGAGGCTTCTCTTCAACGTTTGGAGCAGGAACCCTACAACATACTCAGTGAAACAGACTTTcagaaggagaaacaaaag atcgaggaagaagaaaagaaacttaAAGCTGCTATTGAAGAAGCTGAAAAGCTATATTCAGAAGTTACTTCTGAAATGAAAGATCTTGAAATAAAGTCTAAACAATTTGAGGAATTGGAAGAGCG gtATTGGCATGAATTCAACAGTTTTCAGTTTCAGTTGAAATCTCACCAG GAAGAAAGAGATGCAGTTTTTGCCAAGATAGAAGTTTCTCAGGTTCATCTGGAACTGTTGAAACGTACTAATGTTCTCAATGATGCATTCTATATTTCACATGATGGAGTAATTGGAACAATAAACAATTTCCGCCTCGGACGTCTCTCTAATGTGGAG AATGTACAGGTTGAGTGGGATGAGATAAATGCTGCTTGGGGTCAAGCTGCACTGTTGTTGCATACCATGGCTCAGTATTTCACTCCGAAATTTCA ATACCGGATCAAGATTCACCCTATGGGAAGCTATCCAAGAGTCACAGATATCCACAACAATACATATGAACT GTTTGGTCCTGTGAATTTGTTCTGGAGCACCCGATTTGACAAAGCCATGACATGGTTTCTGACTTGCCTGCAAGAGTTTGCTGAGTTTGCCGTAAGTTTGGATAAGGAGAATAATGTTCCATCTGAGAAATCATTGAAGCTTCCCTATAA GATAGATGGAGACAAAGTAGGGAGCCATACAATCGTCCTAAGTTTCAATAAGAATGAGAACTGGACGAAGGCGCTAAAGTACATGCTGTGCAATCTGAAATGGGTTCTCTACTGGTTCATTGGCAACACAAGTTTTGCGCCACCCTCAGGGCCAGTGCGCGCACAATCTCTGAAGAACAAGAGCTCATGA
- the LOC101778029 gene encoding beclin-1-like protein isoform X2: MKPPAAAGKGGAVDPSLPRFRCQECRRALVVVGVDSYADRLPAHAASGNHASSVQGSVMGASRMENSYVVLSRQNRSQGPRIPPRPPSAAAPHTEPSQPTRAIEGSYIVLPPPAASIYKTPASEGGGAQLTPPGVNSSSPSPGNNSGFHSSVTVLKRAFEIASSQTQVEQPLCLECMRVLSDKMDKEIEDVNADIKAYEASLQRLEQEPYNILSETDFQKEKQKIEEEEKKLKAAIEEAEKLYSEVTSEMKDLEIKSKQFEELEERYWHEFNSFQFQLKSHQEERDAVFAKIEVSQVHLELLKRTNVLNDAFYISHDGVIGTINNFRLGRLSNVEVEWDEINAAWGQAALLLHTMAQYFTPKFQYRIKIHPMGSYPRVTDIHNNTYELFGPVNLFWSTRFDKAMTWFLTCLQEFAEFAVSLDKENNVPSEKSLKLPYKIDGDKVGSHTIVLSFNKNENWTKALKYMLCNLKWVLYWFIGNTSFAPPSGPVRAQSLKNKSS, translated from the exons ATGaagcccccggccgccgccggcaagggCGGCGCGGTGGACCCGTCGTTGCCGCGGTTCAGGTGCCAGGAGTGCCGCCgcgcgctcgtcgtcgtcggggtcgACTCGTACGCCGACAGGCTGCCCGCCCACGCCGCGTCCG GTAATCATGCATCTTCTGTTCAGGGCAGTGTTATGGGTGCAAGCAGGATGGAAAATTCCTATGTCGTGTTATCCAGGCAGAACAGATCTCAAGGTCCTAGAATTCCCCCACGCCCACCAAGTGCGGCAGCCCCACATACTGAACCCAGCCAACCAACAAGAGCAATAGAGGGGTCATATATAGTGCTTCCACCTCCTGCCGCTTCCATATACAAGACACCTGCCTCCGAAGGAGGTGGTGCACAGCTTACACCACCGGGGGTAAACTCCAGTAGCCCTTCACCAGGAAACAATTCTGGATTTCACTCTAGTGTTACAGTACTGAAAAGGGCTTTTGAGATTGCTAGCTCACAAACTCAG GTTGAGCAGCCACTTTGTTTGGAATGCATGAGGGTTCTTTCTGATAAGATGGATAAGGAGATTGAAGATGTTAATGCTGATATTAAAGCTTATGAGGCTTCTCTTCAACGTTTGGAGCAGGAACCCTACAACATACTCAGTGAAACAGACTTTcagaaggagaaacaaaag atcgaggaagaagaaaagaaacttaAAGCTGCTATTGAAGAAGCTGAAAAGCTATATTCAGAAGTTACTTCTGAAATGAAAGATCTTGAAATAAAGTCTAAACAATTTGAGGAATTGGAAGAGCG gtATTGGCATGAATTCAACAGTTTTCAGTTTCAGTTGAAATCTCACCAG GAAGAAAGAGATGCAGTTTTTGCCAAGATAGAAGTTTCTCAGGTTCATCTGGAACTGTTGAAACGTACTAATGTTCTCAATGATGCATTCTATATTTCACATGATGGAGTAATTGGAACAATAAACAATTTCCGCCTCGGACGTCTCTCTAATGTGGAG GTTGAGTGGGATGAGATAAATGCTGCTTGGGGTCAAGCTGCACTGTTGTTGCATACCATGGCTCAGTATTTCACTCCGAAATTTCA ATACCGGATCAAGATTCACCCTATGGGAAGCTATCCAAGAGTCACAGATATCCACAACAATACATATGAACT GTTTGGTCCTGTGAATTTGTTCTGGAGCACCCGATTTGACAAAGCCATGACATGGTTTCTGACTTGCCTGCAAGAGTTTGCTGAGTTTGCCGTAAGTTTGGATAAGGAGAATAATGTTCCATCTGAGAAATCATTGAAGCTTCCCTATAA GATAGATGGAGACAAAGTAGGGAGCCATACAATCGTCCTAAGTTTCAATAAGAATGAGAACTGGACGAAGGCGCTAAAGTACATGCTGTGCAATCTGAAATGGGTTCTCTACTGGTTCATTGGCAACACAAGTTTTGCGCCACCCTCAGGGCCAGTGCGCGCACAATCTCTGAAGAACAAGAGCTCATGA